The segment GTCACCGCTCGGGACTCGGCGAAGGCGACCAACGTGTCGAGCGTGGCGGTGAACGCGCTGAAATCGCGGGCGTAGAGCCGACCGGGGTAGACCGTGTCGCCAGTGAGCAGGAGCCCGGTTCGCGGGTCGTAGACGGTGATCGCCGCTTCGTGGTGTCCGGGGGAACCGATCACCTCCAGGACACGTCCGCCCAGGTCGAACCTGACCGTCTCCTGCGCCCAGTCGCCGAAGCCGAAGAAGGATCGGACGGTGTCGGCGTCTCTGGTCACCACCCGGGTTGCCGGGCGGTCTGTGAACTGCCCGTCCCCGGCGACATGGTCGCCGTGCCCGTGGGTGTGGGCGACGACCAGTTCGTAGCCTGAGCGTGGGTGCTGGACGAGCCATTGGGCCAGGAGCCCGTCGACGGTTTCCCGTAGTGGGAACAGCTCCGGATCAGCGGTCGCGCCGGTGTCGAGCAGCAGCGCCCGTTCGTTGCCGAACAAGAGGTAGAGGAAC is part of the Streptomyces sp. NBC_01262 genome and harbors:
- a CDS encoding MBL fold metallo-hydrolase; the encoded protein is MKPIHDNLIDLVGGAPVPGSLDVRWIHGSPSKRRNTDPKIQVHAYDPHTFILRQSKTVSFEAPFLYLLFGNERALLLDTGATADPELFPLRETVDGLLAQWLVQHPRSGYELVVAHTHGHGDHVAGDGQFTDRPATRVVTRDADTVRSFFGFGDWAQETVRFDLGGRVLEVIGSPGHHEAAITVYDPRTGLLLTGDTVYPGRLYARDFSAFTATLDTLVAFAESRAVTHVLGCHIEMTRRPGRDFPFGATYQPDEVPLQMTVTQLTAVRDAAASVAGRPGVHKFDDFIIFNGPCTSALPKLFARALASKLRLSFTALVSRNRHDR